A window of Myxococcales bacterium contains these coding sequences:
- a CDS encoding tetratricopeptide repeat protein, with amino-acid sequence MRLNRAGIVLSWALTSVLSLAASADTPGGAPEAFGTTAPVAQISAPDASSVSVAGSQIEARTPSGGNETIDLEPSEPLTPEEEGYRSEVERAWFEAEGGLAKRAARARVVALALGIGNLDAAARALIAPGDPVDALSNAMLAVRLAPDLPIAHMALARAMWSDGEYSGAMNQTATGVMAIFRNFEATAWLVGSLLVMVAVVLIVAPLLFVANVGISVFGRASHDLGDLFDRRMPSFARAALLGTLLLLPLALGEGIVGIMLALFALGFAYGSHGHRVALGLAIAFFLMGSYPVAHTASTALMVLDSDPVASATLAVVQGVESEADIDLLERASESEFLAAHALAVRSRRLGRTQEALDRYSALLESHPRNAEVLTNLANLRFLTGDGEGAVELYERSAALVDSARLMFNLSQANARMFHIDEFEAALRMAQRIDAEEVADLSKIGDANFVADLEFPLTALRSRLLTASQERGTPRVAIDFLMPGWLGQNWIHPALAFALLAALSAGLSTRFEQASSCTRCGRRICSRCDGSVWNSETCDSCHHLFHRPETTDPVMRMKRLTELQVRDTRLARVAMAVSLLVPGAGGLLARRPDLGFLGVLAFGFAVVFFAWHDGVVPDPLSVGAAGSIAFIVVGCGAVLVYLAIVSAGLMIRRNL; translated from the coding sequence GTGAGATTGAATCGCGCGGGGATCGTGCTGAGCTGGGCTCTGACCAGTGTGCTGAGTCTTGCTGCCTCGGCGGACACCCCTGGTGGTGCGCCAGAAGCTTTCGGGACCACGGCCCCAGTTGCCCAAATTTCGGCCCCTGACGCGAGTTCTGTATCCGTCGCGGGCTCGCAGATTGAGGCCCGGACCCCCTCGGGGGGCAATGAGACGATCGACCTCGAGCCCTCCGAACCTCTTACGCCCGAGGAAGAAGGTTACCGGTCCGAAGTCGAACGGGCCTGGTTCGAGGCGGAGGGGGGCTTGGCGAAGCGCGCCGCGCGGGCGCGGGTTGTGGCTCTGGCCCTCGGAATCGGAAACCTGGATGCGGCGGCACGCGCCCTGATCGCCCCCGGCGACCCGGTCGACGCCCTGAGCAACGCGATGCTTGCGGTGCGTCTCGCACCCGATCTACCAATCGCCCACATGGCCCTGGCTCGGGCGATGTGGAGCGATGGAGAGTATTCCGGAGCCATGAATCAAACGGCCACCGGAGTGATGGCGATCTTCCGAAACTTCGAAGCCACTGCCTGGCTCGTCGGATCGCTGCTGGTGATGGTCGCTGTCGTCCTGATTGTGGCTCCGCTGCTGTTCGTGGCGAACGTCGGGATCAGCGTGTTTGGCCGAGCCTCTCACGACCTGGGAGATCTGTTCGACCGGAGAATGCCGAGCTTTGCCCGGGCGGCGCTGCTGGGAACGCTGTTGCTGTTGCCTTTGGCGCTGGGTGAGGGAATTGTCGGAATCATGTTGGCGCTCTTCGCGCTCGGATTTGCCTACGGAAGTCATGGGCACCGAGTTGCCCTGGGGCTGGCGATCGCGTTCTTCTTGATGGGATCGTATCCAGTCGCGCACACGGCGAGCACGGCGCTAATGGTGCTGGATTCGGACCCGGTCGCGTCCGCCACCCTGGCCGTGGTGCAGGGGGTCGAGTCCGAAGCCGATATCGATCTGCTCGAACGGGCGAGCGAATCCGAGTTTCTTGCAGCACACGCCCTGGCCGTTCGCTCTCGACGTCTCGGACGCACCCAGGAAGCGCTCGATCGCTATTCGGCGCTGCTCGAGTCGCACCCGCGAAACGCCGAAGTGTTGACCAATCTCGCGAATCTTCGCTTCTTGACCGGGGACGGCGAGGGCGCGGTGGAACTCTATGAGCGCTCGGCCGCGCTGGTCGACTCGGCCCGGCTCATGTTCAATCTTTCCCAGGCCAACGCGAGAATGTTTCACATTGATGAGTTCGAGGCCGCCTTGCGCATGGCGCAGCGTATCGACGCAGAGGAGGTGGCGGATCTCTCCAAGATTGGCGACGCCAACTTCGTAGCCGATCTCGAGTTCCCGTTGACCGCGCTTCGCTCGCGGCTGCTGACCGCGTCTCAGGAGCGGGGTACCCCCCGTGTGGCGATTGATTTTCTGATGCCAGGTTGGTTGGGCCAAAACTGGATCCACCCGGCCTTGGCCTTTGCCCTGCTGGCGGCCTTGTCGGCCGGGTTGTCGACTCGCTTCGAACAGGCGAGCTCGTGCACCCGATGCGGTCGCCGCATTTGTTCCCGTTGCGATGGCTCGGTGTGGAACAGCGAAACTTGCGACAGTTGCCATCACCTTTTCCATCGACCCGAGACCACCGATCCAGTGATGCGAATGAAGCGGCTCACCGAACTGCAAGTACGGGATACACGACTCGCACGCGTCGCGATGGCCGTGTCGTTGCTGGTCCCCGGTGCTGGGGGGCTGTTGGCGCGAAGACCGGATCTG
- the rpsT gene encoding 30S ribosomal protein S20, whose protein sequence is MATHKSAIKRHRQSLRRRSRNRHIKVGVGTLIKRFRSAVQEQDATGAAEKFAAAARAIRKATTKGVVPKKRADRHISRLAKSLNTLASS, encoded by the coding sequence TTGGCCACGCACAAATCTGCAATCAAGCGGCACCGGCAATCACTTCGCCGCCGGAGTCGCAATCGTCACATCAAAGTAGGGGTGGGAACGCTGATCAAGCGTTTTCGATCCGCAGTCCAGGAGCAGGATGCGACTGGAGCCGCAGAGAAGTTTGCTGCGGCTGCACGCGCGATCCGCAAGGCCACGACCAAGGGCGTGGTCCCGAAGAAGCGCGCCGATCGGCACATTAGCCGTCTGGCCAAGTCGCTGAACACACTGGCTTCGAGCTAG
- the holA gene encoding DNA polymerase III subunit delta yields MKTSELDKELAKGKIRPAYLLAGEEPLLRDDALLAVRSAVLDGSADDFNLDRLDGRSTSLNQLYDSVRALPVMAQRRLVILSEPETARGAAGKKIGTALAELVTELADQNETILVVTAAKVDKRLSWVKAFKAPAVVVDCAPPKGAKALASFIAEEASAQGIAYESGVPEMLADRIGPRLLMLRQELSKIALFAGAGERVSRDHVAQSTSHIAEESIWDLMDAIGDGRGALALMLLSRMVGMGAPAPVVLASLASHFRKLSRLRTGGVVPGPPFVVKKLQHQARRFTANRLLRCLEAIHDTDTALKGAGALPPNMALERLVVGLSG; encoded by the coding sequence ATGAAGACTTCCGAACTCGACAAAGAACTCGCAAAGGGGAAAATTCGCCCCGCCTATCTACTGGCGGGTGAAGAGCCGCTGCTGCGAGACGACGCCCTGTTGGCTGTGCGATCAGCGGTGTTGGACGGATCCGCCGATGATTTCAATCTCGATCGACTCGACGGTCGCAGTACTTCCCTGAATCAGCTCTACGATTCAGTGCGCGCCTTGCCGGTCATGGCCCAACGTCGGTTGGTGATTCTGAGCGAACCGGAAACGGCACGCGGTGCCGCCGGCAAGAAAATCGGGACCGCACTCGCCGAACTCGTCACAGAGTTGGCGGATCAAAACGAGACCATCCTGGTCGTGACCGCGGCCAAGGTCGATAAACGTCTCAGCTGGGTGAAGGCCTTCAAGGCGCCGGCGGTGGTGGTCGATTGTGCTCCGCCGAAGGGGGCAAAGGCCCTGGCATCGTTCATCGCGGAGGAGGCTTCGGCCCAGGGAATTGCCTACGAGTCAGGGGTGCCCGAGATGCTCGCCGATCGTATCGGCCCGCGGCTGCTGATGCTGCGCCAGGAACTCAGCAAAATAGCCCTGTTTGCCGGGGCCGGTGAGCGGGTGAGCCGAGACCATGTCGCACAATCGACCAGTCATATCGCCGAGGAATCGATCTGGGATTTGATGGATGCGATCGGAGATGGCCGGGGCGCGCTCGCATTGATGCTGCTCTCGCGCATGGTGGGAATGGGCGCTCCTGCACCGGTCGTGCTCGCTTCGTTGGCGTCCCATTTTCGCAAGCTCTCGCGACTGCGCACGGGTGGGGTGGTTCCCGGACCGCCGTTCGTCGTCAAAAAACTTCAGCACCAGGCCAGACGCTTCACGGCCAACCGCTTGCTCCGCTGTCTGGAAGCCATCCACGACACCGACACCGCTCTCAAGGGAGCGGGGGCATTGCCGCCGAACATGGCACTCGAGCGCCTGGTCGTCGGGCTGTCGGGCTGA
- a CDS encoding response regulator: protein MAKHRILIVEDSPTMRQLLIFALKRMKNIEIVEAQDGMDGLRKVTSDHFDLALIDINMPIMDGLKLINLIRGDQNLAKLPICVITTEGAREDRQRAMSLGADEYLTKPIQANKVLAVAKSLLKVDS from the coding sequence ATGGCGAAACATCGAATCTTGATTGTGGAGGACAGCCCGACCATGCGGCAGCTCCTCATCTTCGCACTCAAACGCATGAAGAATATCGAAATCGTAGAGGCGCAAGACGGAATGGATGGCTTGCGCAAGGTTACGAGTGATCATTTCGATCTCGCGCTGATCGACATCAACATGCCGATCATGGACGGATTGAAACTCATCAACTTGATTCGGGGTGACCAGAATCTCGCTAAATTGCCCATCTGCGTGATCACGACCGAAGGCGCCAGGGAAGACCGGCAGCGCGCGATGTCCCTGGGTGCGGACGAATATCTCACCAAACCCATACAGGCGAACAAGGTTCTCGCCGTAGCCAAGAGCCTGCTGAAGGTCGACTCCTGA
- a CDS encoding GAF domain-containing protein, with amino-acid sequence MAYERGEAVLSIFKRGAEFTRQLLADNETLRKRLQDVLSRQNDAAQSPDQWEKLRQELKTRITTLEFENQSIRDQLVEVETENHQFAERYLEIEEENNNIANLYVASYQLHSTLDASEVLKIILEIVINLVGAEIFSVYVYDEKTNFLEAVAAEGRALESFPRVEVGTGFVGESVATGDVATRESVSPDSEDPVVSIPLQVDNRPVGAIVIYSVLQQKSGFSPLDHELFTLLAGHAATAIFASRLHAQSTRKLSTIQGFIDLLTK; translated from the coding sequence CTGGCTTACGAGCGCGGTGAAGCCGTTCTCTCGATCTTCAAGCGAGGTGCTGAATTTACCCGTCAGCTCCTGGCGGACAACGAGACGCTTCGCAAGCGACTGCAGGATGTGCTCAGCCGGCAAAATGATGCCGCGCAGAGTCCCGACCAGTGGGAGAAGTTGCGACAGGAACTCAAAACCCGGATCACCACACTCGAGTTCGAAAACCAGAGCATCCGCGATCAACTCGTCGAGGTGGAAACCGAGAACCATCAGTTCGCCGAGCGATATCTCGAGATCGAGGAAGAAAACAACAACATCGCGAACCTCTACGTGGCGAGCTATCAGCTGCATTCGACCCTCGATGCCTCTGAAGTATTGAAGATCATCCTGGAGATCGTGATCAACCTGGTCGGTGCTGAAATCTTTTCAGTCTACGTATACGACGAGAAGACCAACTTTCTCGAGGCTGTCGCCGCCGAAGGGCGCGCCCTCGAATCTTTCCCGCGTGTCGAGGTGGGAACAGGGTTCGTAGGCGAGTCCGTCGCTACGGGCGATGTCGCAACCAGGGAGTCGGTGTCTCCGGACAGTGAAGATCCGGTGGTCAGTATTCCGCTGCAGGTCGACAATCGCCCAGTCGGTGCCATTGTCATTTACAGCGTGCTGCAACAGAAGTCGGGCTTTTCACCCCTCGATCACGAACTGTTTACTCTGCTCGCAGGGCACGCGGCCACTGCGATCTTCGCGTCGCGACTCCATGCGCAATCGACGCGAAAGCTGAGCACGATTCAGGGGTTCATTGATCTTTTGACGAAGTAA
- the cheB gene encoding chemotaxis-specific protein-glutamate methyltransferase CheB yields MTPRDQIRVLVIDDSAFSRRTITRMLETSPLVTVVGAARDGEEALRKAFSLKPNLICLDLEMPRMDGFTFLRLLMAKIPTPVMVISGRAGEGDVFKALDLGAVDFIAKPNQRATPDLQRIQAELIRKVHAIRDLRIDKVKDRIAAVPPMLSDLPESIPSAESVSSVVVIGSSTGGPAAIMQTLGAFAEPPPCPILIAQHMPAGFTQGFAERLDRMTRFSVKEAEGGEALIPGNVLLAPGGMNLEVVKVRGQIQARVTPSEPTDKYAPSVDRLFETAAKQCGSDVLGVVLTGMGNDGRRGALAIQKAGGRVIAESEETAVIFGMPQQAIRSGAVDQVVPLHAVPAAIQSGVAPGELKRARGRGSV; encoded by the coding sequence ATGACACCTCGCGATCAGATTCGAGTGCTTGTGATCGACGATTCGGCGTTCAGTCGTCGCACCATCACCCGCATGCTGGAGACGTCGCCCCTGGTCACGGTGGTGGGAGCGGCTCGGGACGGTGAGGAAGCGCTCCGCAAGGCGTTCAGTCTCAAGCCGAACCTCATTTGCCTGGACCTCGAAATGCCTCGCATGGACGGCTTTACCTTCTTGCGCCTCTTGATGGCAAAGATCCCGACTCCGGTAATGGTGATCAGCGGTCGCGCGGGAGAGGGAGACGTATTCAAGGCCCTCGACCTGGGTGCCGTCGATTTCATTGCCAAGCCGAACCAGCGCGCAACCCCCGATCTGCAGCGCATCCAGGCGGAGTTGATCCGCAAGGTGCACGCCATTCGCGATCTGCGAATCGACAAAGTCAAAGACCGCATCGCCGCGGTACCCCCGATGCTGTCAGACCTTCCGGAGAGTATTCCGAGTGCGGAGAGTGTTTCGAGTGTTGTCGTGATCGGATCGTCGACGGGAGGCCCAGCGGCAATCATGCAGACACTGGGCGCTTTTGCGGAGCCGCCGCCCTGTCCCATCTTGATAGCACAGCACATGCCGGCCGGATTTACCCAGGGTTTCGCGGAGAGGCTGGACCGGATGACTCGGTTCTCCGTCAAGGAGGCCGAGGGGGGTGAAGCACTCATTCCCGGCAATGTGTTACTGGCTCCCGGGGGCATGAATCTCGAAGTGGTGAAGGTTCGTGGGCAGATTCAAGCCCGCGTCACGCCGAGCGAACCCACTGACAAATACGCGCCCTCGGTCGATCGACTCTTCGAAACTGCCGCGAAACAATGCGGCTCGGACGTTTTGGGGGTGGTTTTGACGGGGATGGGAAACGACGGTCGTCGAGGTGCCCTCGCGATCCAAAAGGCAGGTGGACGTGTCATCGCCGAATCAGAAGAAACCGCGGTGATCTTCGGAATGCCGCAACAGGCCATTCGATCCGGAGCTGTGGATCAAGTGGTTCCACTACATGCTGTGCCAGCGGCAATTCAATCGGGCGTGGCGCCCGGTGAATTGAAGAGGGCAAGAGGAAGGGGGTCGGTGTGA
- a CDS encoding protein-glutamate O-methyltransferase CheR: MSVQPTRLEMTDAEFRMFCKLLRDRCGLHFDTDMRFLVEKRLARRVAKLELGSFAAYRYYLRNGQDGDEEFAGVIDDLTTNETYFFRERRQLNALVNEIIPEQLLRKRHAGSREPVNIWSAGCSSGEEPLSIVMLGLEANLRPGRDFRVYASDISRLVLRKARKGVYREASFRETESILRAKYFSDKDDLSQVSEAVRKEVDFVQINLLDRSKVSLLGTMDTIMCRNVIIYFDLATKKEVIQTFHDKLVPGGYLLLGHSESLINVTNAFEFAQLKEDLVYRRPGLGSEVSDSWQALAEAAIDETDREGGIA; encoded by the coding sequence ATGTCCGTCCAGCCAACACGACTCGAAATGACAGATGCCGAGTTCCGCATGTTCTGCAAACTATTGCGAGATCGCTGCGGACTGCATTTCGATACGGACATGCGCTTTCTCGTGGAGAAGCGCCTGGCTCGCCGAGTCGCCAAGCTCGAGCTGGGTAGTTTTGCCGCGTACCGCTACTACCTGCGCAACGGTCAGGATGGCGACGAAGAGTTTGCCGGCGTGATCGACGACCTGACGACCAACGAGACCTACTTCTTTCGCGAGCGGCGGCAACTCAACGCATTGGTCAACGAGATCATTCCGGAACAACTCCTGCGCAAGCGACATGCTGGATCTCGAGAGCCCGTCAATATATGGTCGGCGGGATGCTCGAGTGGAGAGGAGCCGCTGAGCATCGTGATGTTGGGGCTCGAGGCGAATTTGCGGCCGGGCAGGGACTTTCGGGTTTACGCCTCGGACATTTCGCGCCTGGTGCTGCGCAAGGCTCGCAAGGGTGTTTATCGCGAGGCTTCATTTCGCGAAACCGAATCCATCCTGCGCGCGAAGTACTTCAGTGACAAGGATGACTTGAGCCAGGTCTCCGAGGCCGTGCGCAAGGAAGTCGATTTCGTCCAGATCAATCTGTTGGATCGCTCGAAAGTTTCGTTGTTGGGCACGATGGACACGATCATGTGCCGCAACGTGATCATCTATTTCGATCTCGCGACGAAGAAGGAGGTCATCCAGACCTTTCACGACAAACTGGTCCCGGGTGGATACCTGTTACTCGGTCACTCGGAATCACTGATCAACGTCACGAATGCATTCGAATTTGCGCAACTCAAAGAAGACCTCGTGTACCGCAGACCCGGACTTGGGAGTGAGGTGTCGGATTCCTGGCAGGCTCTTGCAGAGGCAGCGATCGATGAGACGGACCGCGAGGGGGGCATCGCATGA
- a CDS encoding HEAT repeat domain-containing protein: protein MNSEMSERERDSILAGLESSDDELRRLAVERVLELPILDAITHLVSSLGDSSWRVRKASVERLVACGETNIVADALIAAFSDGDNTGRRNSAVEALVAMGPLVLPQLIDSLDSEDIDVRKLIVDTVAGIGDQLGETAMIASLSDSDANVCAAAADALGAIGGVGAESALRTCAIDENNDQLLRLSSLRSLVDLEVTVCVADLRGVLEDPVLATAGYALLGYLDDAEATECLLKGLEENSRVGRDAAMTALLRVLSRRDGAEFESMVSRIREVARSLPRLAESVIERLPESDLASRLNMVQFLGLVGEPECVIAILEAGRDEAIAEVAQATLEQLGHVSEDAINDGWDGLDSPMRRDACRLLGGTAGPHAIERLLESLNSNDGEQRSAAAEALAACGCAEALAPLVRRLELSANGDDIEAEEECIVLVDALVTLCTGPHDEHDVLLAEAVELISGVLEGASERVRLECARVLSRIGRSEDLEIVTSLMKDASADVRRSAVEGLSRISVGGDCEPLRLALADESYLVRIAATGALIASGREGIREDLERLLHDEDWRVRSSAMRSIGAHDCVGLTREDKIALLTTGFGDIGAVCLAALEALTQVGGAEAARVASPLLSHEQQELAQAAVSCLGAHADQEQLLELLPLVSHPNWAVRADAIQVLADRRVTRALPSILRRLEIEQDAFVRDAILHALKRLEV, encoded by the coding sequence ATGAATTCTGAAATGTCTGAGCGCGAGCGAGATTCCATTCTCGCTGGTCTTGAAAGCAGCGACGACGAACTGCGTCGTCTGGCAGTGGAGCGTGTTCTAGAGCTTCCGATTCTGGATGCCATCACGCACCTGGTATCGAGCCTGGGTGATTCCAGCTGGCGGGTCCGAAAGGCCAGTGTCGAACGACTCGTTGCTTGCGGAGAAACGAACATCGTCGCGGATGCCCTGATCGCCGCTTTTTCTGATGGCGACAATACGGGGCGACGCAACTCTGCAGTCGAAGCGCTGGTAGCGATGGGGCCATTGGTTCTGCCGCAACTCATCGATTCCCTGGATAGCGAGGACATCGATGTTCGGAAATTGATCGTCGACACCGTCGCGGGCATTGGAGACCAACTCGGCGAGACGGCCATGATTGCTTCACTCAGCGATTCGGACGCGAATGTGTGCGCGGCGGCAGCCGACGCACTCGGCGCGATCGGCGGCGTTGGCGCCGAGTCTGCGCTTCGGACATGTGCAATCGATGAAAACAACGACCAACTCTTGCGCTTGTCGTCGTTGCGTTCGCTCGTCGACCTCGAAGTCACGGTATGCGTCGCGGATTTGCGCGGGGTCCTGGAGGATCCAGTCCTCGCGACGGCGGGTTACGCTCTGCTGGGCTATCTCGACGACGCCGAGGCAACAGAGTGCCTGCTCAAGGGATTGGAGGAAAATTCCCGGGTTGGCCGCGATGCCGCGATGACGGCGCTGCTGCGAGTCTTGTCCCGGCGAGACGGCGCTGAATTCGAATCCATGGTGTCGCGTATCCGAGAAGTGGCGCGGTCTCTACCGCGATTGGCCGAGAGTGTCATCGAACGGTTGCCCGAATCGGACCTGGCGAGTCGACTCAACATGGTTCAATTCCTCGGCCTGGTCGGCGAACCCGAATGTGTCATCGCAATTCTCGAAGCGGGGCGTGACGAAGCGATCGCAGAAGTAGCGCAAGCGACTCTGGAACAGCTGGGACATGTCAGTGAGGACGCGATCAATGACGGTTGGGATGGGCTCGATTCACCCATGCGCCGGGACGCGTGTCGCTTGTTGGGAGGGACGGCCGGTCCCCATGCCATTGAGCGCTTGCTCGAGTCTCTCAATTCAAACGATGGAGAGCAACGCTCTGCCGCCGCTGAGGCGTTGGCGGCCTGCGGTTGTGCCGAGGCGCTCGCGCCGTTGGTGCGGCGACTCGAACTGTCGGCTAACGGTGACGACATCGAAGCCGAAGAAGAGTGCATCGTGTTGGTGGATGCTCTTGTCACACTATGTACGGGTCCTCACGACGAACATGATGTGTTGCTGGCCGAAGCAGTGGAACTCATATCGGGAGTTCTGGAAGGCGCGAGCGAAAGAGTTCGCCTGGAATGTGCCCGAGTGCTGAGTCGTATCGGGCGCAGCGAAGACCTGGAAATTGTGACTTCGCTGATGAAAGACGCGAGCGCTGACGTTCGCCGCTCCGCTGTAGAGGGGCTTTCGAGAATATCTGTGGGCGGCGATTGCGAGCCTTTGCGTCTGGCGCTCGCCGACGAATCCTACCTGGTCCGAATTGCCGCCACCGGAGCCCTGATCGCTTCAGGCCGCGAGGGCATCCGGGAGGACCTCGAGCGCCTGTTGCACGACGAAGACTGGCGTGTTCGATCGTCGGCGATGCGATCCATCGGCGCCCACGATTGTGTCGGTTTGACTCGGGAAGACAAGATCGCCCTGCTTACAACTGGGTTCGGAGACATCGGGGCCGTGTGTTTGGCTGCACTCGAAGCTTTGACTCAGGTGGGTGGCGCTGAGGCAGCGCGGGTTGCGTCTCCGCTGCTTTCTCATGAGCAGCAGGAACTGGCGCAGGCGGCGGTGAGCTGTCTCGGTGCTCATGCAGACCAGGAACAACTTCTGGAACTGCTGCCGTTGGTCTCTCACCCGAATTGGGCGGTCCGAGCCGATGCGATTCAGGTGCTCGCAGATCGACGCGTAACCCGGGCGCTGCCGAGTATTCTGCGCCGCCTCGAGATAGAACAAGATGCCTTTGTTCGCGATGCAATCCTTCACGCCCTCAAACGGTTGGAGGTCTGA
- a CDS encoding response regulator, with amino-acid sequence MVASAPDVTSQAANEAPHQAQGEVSQGSPPASAEDVAVDRERLVVVADPDVDCGKSTVARLSAWGLHPVLVHDGVEAMLTIQRMLPRVVVLDAALPKMYGFQVCEVIKRNESLQHTGVILVGAVHNQERYRRQPVELYGADFYIEQPDLPDGLGPLLEQMGLTLSTPGGNATPAPPPTPEPAQIPAPAPKPVQTLKLPPEPPIVEPSLELDEVAPQVTAPVEAAPSPDPSDELAEVRTNAERLARIIVSDIALYQPEKFADAITSGNVVEAMDDQIEEGRVLFAQRIDERVRAERDFIVEELLRVARERGMQ; translated from the coding sequence GTGGTCGCTTCTGCCCCCGATGTGACGTCCCAGGCTGCGAACGAAGCTCCGCACCAGGCGCAGGGCGAGGTCAGCCAAGGGTCTCCTCCCGCTTCGGCCGAGGATGTTGCGGTCGATCGCGAGCGTCTCGTCGTCGTTGCAGACCCGGATGTGGACTGCGGCAAATCAACGGTTGCAAGGTTGTCCGCTTGGGGGTTGCACCCCGTTCTCGTGCACGATGGTGTCGAAGCCATGCTGACCATTCAGCGCATGCTGCCCCGGGTTGTCGTGCTCGACGCTGCGTTGCCCAAGATGTACGGGTTTCAGGTTTGCGAAGTCATCAAGCGCAACGAGAGCCTGCAACACACGGGGGTGATTCTGGTCGGTGCTGTCCACAATCAGGAACGCTACCGCCGCCAGCCCGTCGAACTCTATGGAGCCGACTTCTACATTGAGCAGCCCGATCTGCCGGATGGCCTCGGTCCCTTGTTGGAACAGATGGGGCTGACCCTGTCGACGCCCGGCGGAAACGCGACGCCCGCGCCGCCGCCGACCCCGGAGCCGGCCCAGATCCCGGCCCCGGCGCCGAAACCGGTACAGACATTGAAGCTGCCGCCTGAGCCGCCGATCGTCGAACCCTCCCTCGAGTTGGATGAAGTTGCACCGCAGGTGACAGCTCCGGTCGAGGCAGCACCCAGCCCAGATCCGAGTGACGAATTGGCAGAGGTGCGCACGAACGCCGAGCGATTGGCGCGAATCATCGTCTCGGACATCGCGCTCTATCAGCCTGAAAAATTCGCTGATGCGATCACGAGCGGGAACGTGGTCGAGGCGATGGACGACCAGATCGAAGAAGGAAGGGTGCTCTTTGCCCAACGAATAGATGAGCGGGTACGTGCTGAGCGGGACTTCATTGTGGAAGAGCTGCTGCGCGTCGCCCGGGAGCGAGGCATGCAATGA